One genomic region from Thermodesulfobacteriota bacterium encodes:
- a CDS encoding helix-turn-helix domain-containing protein, with protein sequence LPAEILQGGGAAPEKTAGGLSIPDAGLSLEEVEKTLIRQALEKAGGNKTVAAKLLGITYDSLRYQAKKFGLE encoded by the coding sequence CTTCCGGCGGAGATCCTCCAGGGAGGCGGCGCCGCTCCGGAGAAAACGGCGGGGGGACTCTCGATCCCCGACGCGGGGCTATCGCTGGAGGAAGTGGAGAAGACGCTGATCCGGCAGGCGCTCGAGAAGGCTGGAGGAAACAAGACGGTCGCGGCGAAGCTGCTCGGGATCACCTACGATTCCCTGAGGTACCAGGCCAAGAAGTT